A single Aspergillus puulaauensis MK2 DNA, chromosome 7, nearly complete sequence DNA region contains:
- the smc4 gene encoding condensin subunit SMC4 (COG:D;~EggNog:ENOG410PFHT;~InterPro:IPR010935,IPR003395,IPR041738,IPR027417, IPR024704,IPR036277;~PFAM:PF06470,PF02463;~go_component: GO:0005694 - chromosome [Evidence IEA];~go_function: GO:0005515 - protein binding [Evidence IEA];~go_function: GO:0005524 - ATP binding [Evidence IEA];~go_process: GO:0051276 - chromosome organization [Evidence IEA]), with product MTSIARGRPSRRSASRKSYVLEETTSESEDQGNVTPTPSNPDEDDEDEEEFTPVPQKRAPARGSRRRVTSETPTAQVTRRPRRSKTGEPPESETSSPADPSEEGESVASAQDENESPNTAIKRKSMEPEEPESPSRTAAMKRKSMARKSRVSSTPNPEKSSLPTPEPSLSPQSQPHSQRDSVPPLADITESAVNQTPAKPAEELKSQVSIINPNTTILDKPMDIMLKSRTLGPQMPEEPQGPKSRLMMTTLVLNNFKSYAGKQIVGPFHASFSSVVGPNGSGKSNVIDALLFVFGFRASKMRQGKISALIHNSASHPSLPYCEVEVCFQEVTDLPGGEHEVVPDSQLIISRKAFKNNSSKYYMDGKETNFTTVTNLLRERGIDLDHKRFLILQGEVESIAQMKAKAANEHEDGLLEYLEDIIGTSKYKQPIEEAAAELETLNDVCVEKNNRVQHVEKEKTSLVDKKDQALAYIREENELAQKQSALYQIYIDECADNLRVTEEAILQMQELLNLELEKHEGNESGIKELEKVYKRATKEYERMEKETQELAKGMAKYDKESVKFEEKKKFLVGKQKKLEKAMTTARHAASECQSLVQKHSDDIENKSKEVAGFEKEVEVEEQELSTIRDGLKGKTQGLSDQIAVKQKSLEPWDEKINKKQSALAVAQSELDILREKSNSGAVLLEEAQSKISSIEESIARKEEDLEESKAQRSGLDDDVAQLKNDLKKYSVKEPDVRAHVSNARQKAEEARASVANTQNRGSVLTGLMRLKESGRIEGFHGRLGNLGTIDEKYDVAISTACPALENMVVDTVEVGQQCIDYLRKNNLGRANFILLDRLPKRDLNTILTPDNVPRLFDLVKPKDPKFAPAFYSVMQNTLVAKDLEQANRIAYGARRWRVVTLDGQLIDTSGTMSGGGTRVARGAMSSKQVGDISKEQLVQMEGDLEEMERKFQHFQEKQRRVEAALREKTEEIPRAETKIQKIMIEIDSAKRSRTDAERRVQELSAAHVPSKTDAGRVKALEEQISSIEEQIEDLRSQKGGIEEEIQELQNKIMEVGGVRLRSQKAKVDGLKEQISLLSDEISNAEVAKSKNEKLIKKHEKSRADAEKELAHMAEELEKLNEDVTNQASDASGWKQKVDEAQDALDAKKAELKTMKGELDEKVAELNETRASEIEMRNKLEENQKALSENEKRSRYWQDKLSKLTIQNVSDLGEEQQPSELQTFTKDELSEMNKDSLKAVIAALEEKTQNSSLDLSVIEEYRRRAAEHESRSADLATALSSRDSAKSRLDGLRSSRLNGFMEGFGIISLRLKEMYQMITMGGNAELELVDSLDPFSEGILFSVMPPKKSWKNIGNLSGGEKTLSSLALVFALHHYKPTPLYVMDEIDAALDFRNVSIVASYIKERTKNAQFVVISLRNNMFELASRLVGVYKVSHMTKSVTIENRDYITGR from the exons ATGACGTCTATCGCAAGAGGCAGGCCTTCTCGGCGCTCTGCCTCGCGCAAGAGCTATGTGTTAGAAGAAACCACCTCCGAGTCCGAAGACCAGGGAAACGTTACCCCCACCCCATCCAACcccgacgaagacgacgaagacgaagaagaattcACGCCAGTACCCCAGAAAAGAGCACCTGCGAGAGGGTCACGCAGACGAGTAACGTCTGAGACGCCCACTGCGCAGGTCACCCGGAGACCACGGAGGTCGAAAACGGGAGAACCGCCAGAGTCAGAGACATCTTCGCCTGCTGATCCgagcgaagaaggcgagtCGGTTGCGAGCGCGCAAGACGAAAACGAGTCACCGAACACGGCGATAAAGCGAAAGAGTATGGAGCCTGAAGAGCCGGAGTCTCCTTCACGTACCGCGgcaatgaaaagaaaaagtatGGCCCGCAAGAGTCGTGTCTCCTCTACACCCAACCCGGAAAAGTCCTCACTCCCAACTCCAGAGCCCTCGCTTTCGCCGCAATCTCAACCGCACTCCCAGCGAGATAGCGTACCTCCGCTCGCCGATATCACAGAATCCGCGGTGAACCAGACGCCCGCGAAACCCGCCGAGGAGCTAAAGTCGCAAGTTTCCATCATCAACCCGAATACCACCATCCTCGATAAACCCATGGACATCATGTTAAAATCGCGGACCCTCGGTCCTCAAATGCCTGAGGAACCACAAGGTCCCAAGAGCCGTCTCATGATGACTACCTTGGTTTTGAATAACTTCAAGAGTTACGCAGGAAAACAGATAGTAGGGCCCTTCCACGCATCGTTCTCCTCCGTCGTCGGTCCCAACGGATCCGGAAAATCGAACGTGATTGACGCCCTGTTATTTGTATTCGGATTTCGAGCCAGCAAAATGCGACAAGGCAAGATCTCTGCTTTGATCCATAACTCGGCTAGCCACCCAAGTCTGCCGTACTGTGAAGTCGAAGTTTGTTTCCAAGAAGTTACTGACCTGCCCGGTGGCGAGCATGAAGTAGTACCAGATTCCCAACTGATTATCTCACGCAAGGCCTTTAAGAACAACTCCAGCAAGTATTATATGGACGGAAAGGAGACGAACTTTACGACTGTTACGAATCTCCTTCGCGAGCGTGGAATCGACCTGGACCACAAACGTTTCTTGATCCTTCAAGGTGAAGTTGAGTCCATTGCTCAAATGAAGGCCAAGGCTGCAAACGAGCATGAGGACGGACTTTTGGAATATCTGGAAGATATTATTGGCACCTCGAAATACAAGCAACCTATTGAGGAGGCTGCAGCTGAACTCGAAACGCTTAACGATGTATGTGTCGAAAAGAACAACCGTGTTCAGCATGTCGAAAAGGAGAAGACCTCCCTTGTCGATAAGAAGGACCAAGCCCTTGCGTACATTCGTGAGGAAAATGAGTTGGCCCAGAAACAATCAGCGCTGTACCAGATCTATATCGATGAATGTGCCGACAATCTCCGGGTCACGGAGGAGGCCATACTCCAGATGCAAGAGCTCCTAAACCTTGAGCTTGAAAAGCACGAAGGCAACGAGTCTGGAATCAAAGAGCTGGAAAAAGTATACAAACGTGCTACAAAGGAGTATGAACGTATGGAGAAAGAGACGCAGGAATTAGCAAAGGGCATGGCCAAGTATGACAAGGAATCTGTGAAGtttgaagagaagaagaaattctTGGTTgggaaacagaagaagctggaaaagGCCATGACCACTGCCCGCCATGCCGCATCAGAATGCCAGAGCTTGGTACAAAAACACAGCGATGATATCGAAAATAAGAGCAAGGAGGTTGCGGGTTTCGAAAAAGAGGTTgaggtggaggagcaggaacTCTCGACAATCCGCGATGGCCTAAAAGGCAAAACTCAAGGCCTCTCGGACCAGATTGCCGTGAAGCAAAAATCCCTGGAGCCATgggatgagaagatcaaCAAGAAACAGTCCGCACTTGCTGTGGCACAAAGTGAACTTGATATTCTACGGGAAAAAAGCAATTCTGGGGCTGTTCTGCTCGAGGAGGCGCAATCAAAGATTTCATCAATCGAAGAGTCCATTGCTCGGAAGGAAGAGGACCTTGAAGAATCCAAGGCCCAAAGATCAGGTCTTGACGACGATGTCGCACAGCTGAAGAATGACCTCAAGAAATATAGCGTCAAGGAACCAGATGTTCGCGCCCATGTCTCTAACGCTCGCCAaaaggctgaggaggctaGAGCCAGTGTTGCGAATACGCAAAATCGTGGAAGTGTCTTGACCGGTCTTATGCGTCTTAAGGAATCTGGCCGTATTGAAGGGTTCCACGGTCGACTTGGGAATCTCGGCACAATTGATGAGAAATACGATGTTGCAATTTCTACAGCTTGCCCTGCGCTCGAGAACATGGTTGTCGACACTGTCGAGGTCGGACAGCAATGTATCGATTACTTGCGAAAGAACAACCTTGGTCGTGCCAACTTTATCCTCCTGGACCGTCTCCCCAAGCGTGATCTGAACACGATCCTTACTCCCGACAATGTCCCCCGTCTCTTTGACCTGGTGAAGCCAAAGGACCCGAAATTTGCTCCGGCGTTTTACAGTGTGATGCAAAACACTCTAGTCGCCAAGGACCTCGAGCAAGCCAACCGAATCGCCTACGGCgcgaggcgttggagagTCGTCACACTTGACGGTCAGCTCATCGACACTTCCGGTACAAtgagtggtggtggtactcGTGTTGCTCGCGGTGCCATGTCATCTAAACAGGTTGGCGACATTAGCAAGGAGCAACTTGTGCAGATGGAGGGTGACctcgaagagatggagaggaagttCCAGCATTTCCAAGAGAAGCAAAGGCGAGTAGAGGCAGCTCTGCGGGAGAAGACCGAAGAGATTCCCCGGGCAGAAACGAAGATCCAAAAGATTATGATCGAAATCGACAGTGCGAAACGCAGCCGGACTGACGCCGAACGGCGTGTTCAGGAGCTAAGTGCAGCGCATGTGCCGTCAAAGACTGATGCAGGCCGGGTCAAGGCTCTTGAGGAACAAATCTCAAGTATCGAGGAGCAGATCGAGGATCTTCGCTCGCAAAAGGGTGGAATCGAAGAAGAGATCCAGGAACTTCAAAACAAGATCATGGAGGTTGGTGGTGTCAGACTACGCAGCCAGAAAGCCAAGGTCGACGGGCTTAAGGAGCAGATCAGCCTCCTGTCTGATGAAATCTCTAACGCAGAGGTTGCTAAGTCTAAGAACGAGAAACTCATAAAGAAGCACGAGAAGTCTCGGGCAGATGCTGAGAAGGAACTTGCACACATGGCTGAAGAACTCGAGAAGCTGAACGAGGATGTGACCAACCAAGCCAGCGACGCGTCTGGGTGGAAGCAGAAGGTGGATGAGGCACAGGAT GCCCTTGATGCCAAAAAAGCCGAGCTCAAAACTATGAAGGGCGAATTGGATGAAAAGGTAGCAGAACTGAACGAAACTCGAGCATCGGAGATTGAGATGCGCAACAAGCTCGAGGAGAACCAGAAAGCTCTGTCGGAGAACGAAAAGCGTAGTCGCTACTGGCAAGACAAGCTATCCAAGCTGACGATACAAAACGTCAGCGACTTAGGCGAGGAACAACAGCCTAGCGAGCTCCAGACGTTCACCAAGGACGAGTTATCTGAGATGAACAAGGACTCCTTGAAGGCAGTTATCGCAGCCCTGGAAGAGAAGACGCAAAACTCATCACTCGACCTTTCCGTGATCGAGGAATATCGCCGTAGAGCCGCGGAGCACGAGTCACGTTCGGCTGATCTTGCAACCGCTCTCAGCAGCCGGGATAGTGCTAAATCTCGTCTGGACGGACTGCGGTCTTCTCGTTTGAATGGCTTCATGGAGGGCTTTGGTATCATCTCTCTTCGTCTCAAGGAGATGTACCAAATGATCACCATGGGTGGTAATGCCGAGCTAGAGCTGGTGGACTCCCTTGATCCGTTCTCCGAGGGCATTCTCTTCTCAGTGATGCCGCCCAAGAAAAGTTGGAAGAATATTGGTAACTTGTCCGGTGGTGAGAAGACACTCTCTAGTCTTGCACTGGTCTTTGCTCTGCACCACTATAAGCCTACGCCGCTGTATGTTATGGACGAGATTgatgcggcgctggattTCCGAAAC GTTTCTATTGTGGCATCTTATATCAAGGAGCGGACCAAGAACGCGCAATTTGTGGTCATTTCCCTAAGAAACAACATG TTTGAACTCGCATCCCGACTTGTTGGCGTGTACAAGGTCAGCCACATGACCAAGAGTGTGACGATCGAGAACAGAGACTACATTACAGGCCGATGA